The following coding sequences are from one Streptomyces dengpaensis window:
- a CDS encoding 5-oxoprolinase/urea amidolyase family protein: MSFDTLLVANRGEIAVRIIRTARDLGLRTVAVYSDADRSAPHVRLADEAVRLGPAPAKESYLDADLVLKAAKDTGAGAIHPGYGFLSEDAAFARRCEDAGIVFVGPTPEQLELFGAKHTARAAARAAGVPLVPGTGLLASVEEALEAAAGIGYPVMLKATGGGGGIGMSACRSADELTEAWERVQRVAAASFSSAGVFLERLVENARHVEVQVFGDGQGRVITFGDRDCSLQRRNQKVVEEAPAPGLPSHVRDHLATAARDLCASVGYRSAGTVEFVYDAARGEAYFLEVNTRLQVEHPVTEAIYGVDLVAWMLRLARGETDVVRDPGAPRGHAVEARVYAEDPSREHRPSAGLLTRVEFPGGVRVDGWVETGTEVTTSYDPMLAKVIAYGPDRAHALERLDEALARTRVDGIETNLGLVRAALAERSFRAATHSTATLAEVTDPTARIEVVSGGTLTTVQDWPGRTGYWQVGVPPCGPMDDLSFRLGNRALGNHEGAPGLECTLRGPALRFTHTTTVCVTGAPAPVTVDGAAVAQWEPVTVPAGAVLEVGAPTEHGLRTYVLFAGGGLDVPAFLGSAATFTLGRFGGHGGRALRTGDVLHGGAVASGSPVALADRPVFGSHWHVGALEGPHAAPEFFTEDDIHDFYAAGWKVHFNSARTGVRLVGPKPRWARTDGGEAGLHPSNIHDTPYSVGAVDYTGDMPVLLGPDGPSLGGFVCPATVASSERWKLGQFRPGDTVRFAPIAEDGTVRAAIVDGGVLARDGDVTFRRSGDDNLQIEFGPMQLDLALRMRVHALMEAVTEAGLDGVTDLTPGIRSLQIHTDPHRLPQRELLAAVRQITRTLPPSDQLVVPSRTVHLPLSWDDPATREAIARYMAGVRDDAPWCPWNIEFIRRVNGLDSVADVYRTVFDAEYLVLGLGDVYLGAPVATPLDPRHRLVTTKYNPARTWTAENSVGIGGAYLCVYGMEGPGGYQFVGRTTQVWSGWQQRGAFEPGSPWLLRFFDRIKWYPVEPEELLRLRADITSGRFVPRIEEGEFSLAAYEAFLAENADSVAEFRSRQSAAFAAERDAWEAAGEFTRAEAAAAPPAPPAVVTVPEGGRLIEAEFAASVWQLNVRPGDKVVSGQPLLALEAMKMESRVPAPMNGVVHEILAKPGDQVEAGTALLVLAPTSATVS; encoded by the coding sequence ATGAGCTTCGACACCCTCCTCGTCGCCAACCGGGGCGAGATCGCCGTCCGCATCATCCGCACGGCCCGCGACCTCGGCCTGCGCACGGTCGCCGTGTACTCCGATGCCGACCGCTCGGCACCCCACGTCCGGCTCGCCGACGAGGCGGTACGGCTGGGCCCCGCGCCCGCCAAGGAGTCGTACCTCGACGCCGATCTGGTCCTGAAGGCGGCCAAGGACACGGGGGCGGGCGCGATCCACCCCGGGTACGGGTTCCTCTCCGAGGACGCGGCGTTCGCGCGGCGCTGTGAGGATGCCGGGATCGTGTTCGTGGGGCCGACGCCGGAGCAGTTGGAGCTGTTCGGCGCGAAGCACACGGCGCGGGCGGCGGCGCGGGCGGCCGGGGTGCCGCTGGTGCCGGGTACGGGTCTGCTGGCCTCCGTCGAGGAGGCGCTCGAAGCGGCCGCCGGTATCGGCTACCCCGTCATGCTCAAGGCCACCGGCGGTGGCGGCGGTATCGGTATGTCGGCATGTCGCTCCGCCGACGAACTGACCGAGGCCTGGGAGCGGGTGCAGCGCGTCGCCGCGGCCTCCTTCTCCTCGGCGGGCGTCTTCCTGGAGCGCCTGGTCGAGAACGCCCGCCATGTCGAGGTGCAGGTCTTCGGCGACGGGCAGGGCCGCGTCATCACCTTCGGCGACCGCGACTGCTCACTCCAGCGCCGCAACCAGAAGGTCGTGGAGGAGGCGCCCGCGCCCGGCCTCCCTTCTCACGTACGTGACCACCTCGCCACGGCAGCCCGCGACTTGTGCGCCTCGGTCGGCTACCGCTCCGCCGGGACCGTCGAGTTCGTGTACGACGCCGCCCGCGGGGAGGCGTACTTCCTGGAGGTCAACACCCGCCTCCAGGTGGAGCATCCGGTCACCGAGGCGATCTACGGGGTCGACCTCGTCGCCTGGATGCTGCGCCTCGCGCGCGGCGAGACGGATGTCGTACGGGATCCGGGGGCGCCCCGCGGTCACGCCGTCGAGGCCCGCGTATACGCCGAGGACCCCTCGCGCGAACACCGCCCGAGCGCGGGCCTGTTGACGCGGGTCGAGTTCCCCGGCGGTGTCCGCGTGGACGGCTGGGTCGAGACGGGTACCGAGGTGACCACGTCGTACGACCCGATGCTCGCGAAGGTCATCGCGTACGGTCCGGACCGGGCGCACGCCCTGGAGCGGCTCGACGAGGCGCTGGCGAGGACCCGGGTCGACGGCATCGAGACGAACCTGGGGCTGGTGCGGGCGGCGCTCGCCGAGCGGTCCTTCCGGGCGGCAACGCACTCGACGGCGACACTGGCCGAGGTAACCGACCCGACCGCGCGGATCGAGGTCGTCTCCGGCGGAACGCTCACCACCGTGCAGGACTGGCCGGGCCGCACCGGCTACTGGCAGGTGGGCGTGCCGCCGTGCGGCCCGATGGACGACCTGTCGTTCCGTCTGGGCAACCGGGCACTCGGCAACCATGAGGGCGCGCCAGGACTCGAATGCACGCTGCGGGGACCGGCGTTGCGGTTCACCCACACCACGACCGTGTGCGTCACGGGTGCTCCCGCGCCGGTCACGGTGGACGGTGCGGCGGTCGCCCAGTGGGAGCCGGTGACGGTGCCCGCGGGTGCCGTACTGGAGGTCGGCGCACCCACCGAGCACGGCCTGCGCACGTATGTGCTGTTCGCGGGCGGCGGCCTGGACGTACCCGCGTTCCTCGGCAGCGCGGCCACCTTCACCCTGGGCCGGTTCGGCGGGCACGGGGGGCGGGCGCTGCGCACGGGGGATGTGCTGCACGGTGGCGCGGTCGCTTCCGGGAGTCCGGTCGCGTTGGCCGACCGCCCTGTGTTCGGCTCGCACTGGCACGTCGGCGCCCTCGAAGGCCCGCACGCGGCACCGGAGTTCTTCACCGAGGACGACATCCACGACTTCTACGCCGCCGGCTGGAAGGTCCACTTCAACTCGGCACGCACGGGCGTACGGCTCGTCGGTCCGAAACCCCGCTGGGCGCGTACCGACGGCGGCGAGGCCGGCCTGCACCCGTCCAACATCCACGACACGCCGTACTCGGTGGGGGCGGTCGACTACACGGGCGACATGCCGGTCCTGCTCGGCCCGGACGGCCCCTCGCTCGGCGGCTTCGTCTGCCCGGCGACGGTGGCCAGTTCGGAGCGCTGGAAGCTCGGGCAGTTCCGCCCCGGTGACACGGTGCGCTTCGCGCCCATCGCCGAGGACGGCACGGTGCGCGCGGCGATCGTGGACGGCGGGGTGCTGGCGCGGGACGGCGACGTCACCTTCCGGCGCAGCGGCGACGACAACCTGCAGATCGAATTCGGGCCCATGCAGCTGGACTTGGCCCTGCGGATGCGGGTGCACGCGCTGATGGAGGCGGTGACCGAGGCCGGCCTCGACGGCGTCACGGATCTGACACCCGGCATCCGCTCGCTCCAGATCCACACCGACCCGCACCGCCTCCCCCAACGCGAACTCCTCGCCGCCGTACGGCAGATCACGCGGACGCTCCCGCCCAGCGACCAGCTGGTGGTCCCCTCCCGCACGGTCCACCTCCCGCTCTCCTGGGACGACCCGGCCACCCGCGAGGCCATCGCCCGCTACATGGCGGGCGTCCGCGACGACGCGCCCTGGTGCCCGTGGAACATCGAGTTCATCCGCCGTGTGAACGGCCTCGACTCGGTGGCAGACGTGTACCGCACGGTCTTCGACGCCGAATACCTCGTCCTGGGCCTGGGAGACGTGTACCTGGGCGCCCCGGTGGCGACACCGCTGGATCCGCGCCACCGCCTGGTCACCACCAAGTACAACCCGGCCCGCACCTGGACCGCCGAGAACTCCGTCGGCATCGGCGGCGCGTACCTGTGCGTCTACGGTATGGAAGGCCCCGGTGGCTACCAGTTCGTCGGCCGTACGACCCAGGTGTGGTCGGGCTGGCAGCAGCGCGGCGCGTTCGAGCCGGGCTCGCCGTGGCTGCTGCGCTTCTTCGACCGCATCAAGTGGTACCCGGTGGAGCCCGAGGAGCTGCTGCGGCTGCGGGCCGACATCACCTCCGGCCGCTTCGTCCCCCGGATCGAGGAGGGCGAGTTCTCACTGGCCGCCTACGAGGCCTTCCTCGCCGAGAACGCCGACTCCGTCGCGGAGTTCCGCTCCCGGCAGAGCGCCGCCTTCGCGGCGGAACGGGACGCGTGGGAGGCGGCGGGCGAGTTCACCCGCGCGGAGGCGGCCGCCGCACCGCCGGCTCCTCCGGCCGTGGTGACGGTCCCCGAGGGCGGCCGCCTGATAGAGGCCGAATTCGCCGCCTCGGTATGGCAGTTGAACGTGCGGCCCGGCGACAAGGTGGTCTCCGGCCAGCCCCTCCTCGCCCTGGAGGCCATGAAGATGGAGTCCAGAGTGCCCGCCCCGATGAACGGCGTGGTCCACGAGATCCTGGCAAAGCCGGGAGACCAGGTGGAGGCGGGGACAGCCCTGCTGGTTCTGGCGCCAACGAGTGCGACGGTGTCTTGA
- a CDS encoding urea amidolyase associated protein UAAP2, with amino-acid sequence MSTNTGTSTGTNTGTTVVPARAAWSSVVRAGETLTITDLHGNQAVDFLVYDAHDTAVRYSAPDTIHAQGGIFLTTGSVLLSNEHTPLMTVVADEVGRHDTVGGACSKESNTLRYGHHTWSQHACVDNFLAEGAQHGLGKRDLVSNVNWYMNVPVEKDGTLGIVDGLSAPGLTLTLRAERDVLVLVSNCPQINNPCNGFEPTAVEMTIGTAAHEDAA; translated from the coding sequence ATGAGCACGAACACGGGCACCAGCACGGGCACGAACACGGGCACGACCGTCGTTCCCGCACGCGCCGCCTGGTCGTCCGTCGTCCGCGCCGGCGAGACGCTCACCATCACCGACCTGCACGGCAACCAGGCCGTCGACTTCCTCGTGTATGACGCCCACGACACCGCCGTCCGCTACAGCGCGCCCGACACCATCCACGCGCAGGGCGGCATCTTCCTGACGACGGGCAGTGTGCTCCTCTCGAACGAGCACACTCCGCTGATGACCGTGGTCGCCGACGAGGTGGGCCGTCACGACACGGTCGGCGGCGCGTGCTCCAAGGAGTCCAACACCCTCCGGTACGGCCATCACACCTGGTCGCAGCACGCCTGCGTGGACAACTTCCTCGCCGAGGGTGCCCAGCACGGACTCGGCAAGCGCGACCTCGTGTCCAACGTCAACTGGTACATGAACGTGCCGGTCGAGAAGGACGGCACGCTCGGCATCGTCGACGGCCTGTCGGCACCGGGGCTGACGCTGACCCTCCGCGCGGAGCGCGACGTGCTGGTCCTCGTCTCCAACTGCCCGCAGATCAACAACCCGTGCAACGGCTTCGAGCCGACGGCCGTGGAGATGACCATCGGGACCGCCGCGCACGAGGACGCCGCATGA
- a CDS encoding urea amidolyase associated protein UAAP1: protein MATATTYGARDHARTQDGTRTEAMPVVPAGNWPTPPCEAGHLVWAETVAGGNYTHRVLARGTELRLTDLRGDACAHLLLYAADRPWERLNVADTVKVQWNAYLGEGRLLLSDQGRVLASVVADTSGRHDALCGTSTLVRNTRRYGDGTPQSASPAGRELFKLAAAKNGLAPRDLPPSLSFFQGVEVREDGALDFTGSAGPGGSVTLRAEQDVTVLIANVPHPADPRDDYISTPLEVLAWRAEPTKPGDPLWDAAPECRRAFLNTAEFLAARGLA, encoded by the coding sequence ATGGCGACAGCGACCACATACGGAGCCCGCGACCACGCTCGCACCCAGGACGGCACGCGCACCGAGGCCATGCCCGTCGTCCCGGCCGGAAACTGGCCGACGCCGCCCTGCGAGGCGGGCCACCTGGTGTGGGCCGAGACCGTGGCGGGCGGCAACTACACGCACAGGGTCCTGGCGCGCGGCACGGAACTGCGGCTGACCGACCTGCGCGGCGACGCCTGTGCGCATCTGCTGCTGTACGCGGCCGACCGGCCCTGGGAACGGCTGAACGTCGCCGACACGGTCAAGGTCCAGTGGAACGCGTACCTCGGCGAGGGCCGGCTGCTCCTGTCCGACCAGGGCCGCGTCCTCGCCTCCGTCGTCGCCGACACCTCCGGACGGCACGACGCGCTGTGCGGCACTTCCACGCTCGTACGCAACACGCGGCGTTACGGGGACGGGACGCCGCAGTCCGCCTCCCCCGCCGGACGCGAGCTGTTCAAACTGGCCGCCGCCAAGAACGGCCTCGCACCGCGTGATCTGCCGCCCTCACTCTCGTTCTTCCAGGGCGTGGAGGTACGGGAGGACGGCGCGCTCGACTTCACCGGCTCGGCCGGCCCGGGCGGCAGCGTGACGCTCCGCGCCGAGCAGGACGTCACGGTGCTGATCGCGAACGTGCCGCACCCCGCCGATCCACGGGACGACTACATCAGTACCCCGCTGGAGGTGCTCGCCTGGCGCGCGGAGCCGACCAAGCCCGGCGACCCGCTGTGGGACGCCGCGCCCGAATGCCGCCGTGCCTTCCTCAACACCGCCGAATTCCTTGCCGCGAGGGGGCTCGCATGA
- a CDS encoding TetR/AcrR family transcriptional regulator yields the protein MGTSGGRRVGRPRAAQRPDSGLPPRDELLRAAAELFTTRGYAATTTRAVAERAGMRQASMYHYVSGKEELLAELLESTVTPSLTLARELLADDVAAAEGRLWELCRTDVELLCGGPYNLGGLYLLPEVRTERFAGFHAVRAQLKDAYRQLLAATAAGGALAKSELDLRTDLLFGLIEGVILVHRSDPERPVSAFAEATADAALRIAGV from the coding sequence ATGGGGACGAGCGGTGGACGGCGGGTCGGCAGGCCGCGGGCCGCGCAGCGGCCGGACAGCGGTCTTCCGCCGCGCGACGAACTGCTCCGCGCCGCCGCCGAGTTGTTCACCACGCGCGGATACGCCGCCACGACCACCCGCGCCGTCGCCGAGCGGGCCGGCATGCGCCAGGCGTCCATGTACCACTACGTCTCGGGCAAGGAGGAGTTGCTCGCCGAGCTCCTGGAGTCCACGGTCACGCCCTCGCTGACGCTCGCCCGCGAGCTCCTCGCCGATGACGTGGCCGCGGCCGAGGGCCGGCTGTGGGAGCTGTGCCGTACGGACGTCGAGCTGCTCTGCGGCGGCCCGTACAACCTCGGCGGGCTCTATCTGCTGCCCGAGGTGCGCACCGAACGCTTCGCCGGCTTCCATGCCGTACGCGCCCAACTCAAGGACGCCTACCGGCAGTTGCTCGCCGCGACGGCGGCGGGAGGCGCGCTCGCCAAGAGCGAGCTGGACCTGCGGACGGATCTGCTGTTCGGGCTGATCGAGGGAGTCATCCTCGTGCACCGCTCGGATCCGGAGCGACCGGTGTCGGCGTTCGCCGAGGCGACGGCGGACGCGGCGCTGCGTATCGCCGGAGTCTGA
- a CDS encoding ATP-binding protein: MVSVQSPPGGRELPYARVLLPPAILMAAVTGAAVALVADPARAAVGWCGGIATLLVIAIGAEAVRRGRVAQRLRAELARRTAHLEQRIAAHDQEIVRLHKEVLPDALDRMHSGVSPAEVIRTLGRGIPGYPEVSESQRDLLKTVLKTVDLEAAMRDSSQRAFVHIARRVQALIHQQNKELREMEEDHGRNPEVFDDLLRIDHGTALIGRLADSIAVLGGGRPGRQWPEPVPLFSVLRGAMSRILEYRRIELHNIAEVAVNGIHVEPLIHALAELLDNATRYSPPHTKVHVTAIEVQTGVALEIEDGGVSLTDESREKTEDLLRKAALGIDMNALGETPRLGMAVVGRLARMYKMQVSLRQSAYGGVRVVLVAPREMLTKDHPTGLAHGIGIGYGAKLDNDGVPGPERKPKKRMPTTGPRIPGEDDGPRDSEMPVVTEWTANGLPQRRSRNKTPYHERYAQAARFEAEAARAEAAAAAAAPSAWAPAPVPEEKEPEPGLWVEAFMNGLKGDPDPTAFTKAKDNEPAPVEADDEGDRK, from the coding sequence ATGGTGAGTGTTCAATCGCCTCCCGGTGGCCGTGAACTTCCCTACGCGCGCGTGCTGTTGCCGCCGGCCATACTGATGGCCGCGGTGACCGGGGCCGCCGTCGCCTTGGTGGCGGACCCTGCCAGGGCCGCCGTCGGCTGGTGCGGCGGCATCGCGACGCTCCTGGTCATCGCGATCGGCGCCGAGGCCGTACGCCGCGGCCGCGTCGCCCAGCGCCTGCGCGCCGAACTCGCACGGCGCACCGCCCACTTGGAACAGCGCATCGCCGCCCACGACCAGGAGATCGTGCGCCTCCACAAGGAAGTCCTGCCGGACGCGCTCGACCGGATGCACAGCGGCGTTTCCCCCGCAGAGGTGATTCGCACCCTGGGCCGCGGTATCCCCGGTTACCCCGAAGTCTCCGAGTCGCAGCGCGACTTGCTGAAGACGGTGCTCAAGACGGTCGACCTCGAAGCTGCGATGCGTGACTCCTCGCAGCGCGCCTTCGTCCACATCGCCCGCCGCGTCCAGGCGCTCATCCACCAGCAGAACAAGGAACTGCGGGAGATGGAGGAGGACCACGGGCGCAACCCCGAGGTCTTCGACGACCTGCTGCGCATCGACCACGGCACCGCGCTGATCGGCCGCCTCGCCGACTCCATCGCGGTACTCGGCGGTGGCCGCCCGGGACGTCAATGGCCGGAGCCCGTCCCGCTGTTCAGTGTGCTGCGCGGCGCGATGTCCCGGATCCTCGAATACCGCCGCATCGAGCTGCACAACATCGCCGAGGTCGCCGTCAACGGCATCCACGTCGAACCGCTCATCCACGCCCTGGCCGAGCTCCTCGACAACGCCACCCGCTACTCGCCGCCGCACACCAAGGTGCACGTCACCGCCATCGAGGTGCAGACCGGCGTCGCCCTCGAGATCGAGGACGGCGGCGTCAGCCTCACCGACGAGTCCCGCGAGAAGACCGAGGACCTGCTCCGGAAGGCCGCGCTGGGCATCGACATGAACGCCCTCGGCGAGACCCCCCGGCTCGGCATGGCCGTCGTCGGCCGACTCGCGCGGATGTACAAGATGCAGGTCTCGCTGCGGCAGTCGGCGTACGGCGGTGTCCGCGTCGTCCTCGTCGCACCGCGCGAGATGCTCACCAAGGACCACCCCACCGGTCTGGCGCACGGCATCGGCATCGGCTACGGGGCGAAGCTGGACAACGACGGGGTTCCGGGCCCGGAGCGCAAGCCCAAGAAGCGCATGCCGACCACGGGACCCCGGATTCCCGGCGAAGACGACGGCCCCCGGGACAGCGAGATGCCGGTGGTCACCGAATGGACGGCCAACGGGCTGCCACAGCGCCGCAGCCGCAACAAGACCCCTTACCACGAGCGCTACGCCCAAGCCGCCCGCTTCGAGGCGGAGGCCGCCAGGGCCGAGGCGGCGGCTGCTGCCGCGGCGCCGTCCGCGTGGGCGCCCGCGCCCGTCCCGGAGGAGAAGGAGCCCGAACCGGGCCTGTGGGTCGAGGCGTTCATGAACGGACTCAAGGGTGACCCGGACCCGACCGCGTTCACCAAGGCCAAGGACAACGAGCCGGCCCCTGTCGAGGCCGACGACGAGGGGGACCGCAAGTGA
- a CDS encoding roadblock/LC7 domain-containing protein: MIQQRANFDWMLKELADGVPGIQQIVVLSADGLRIARYGGEPDAADRVAAACAGLQSLAGAVASEIPRSDGRMRMVIIEINGGYFYLMSAGPNAYLAVLADQIAEPGLMSNRMRDLVVRIGAHLTSPPRRNGQTV; encoded by the coding sequence GTGATCCAGCAGCGAGCCAACTTCGACTGGATGCTCAAGGAACTCGCGGACGGCGTACCGGGCATCCAGCAGATCGTGGTGCTCTCCGCCGACGGACTGCGCATCGCCCGGTACGGCGGTGAGCCGGACGCCGCCGACCGGGTCGCCGCGGCCTGCGCGGGCCTGCAGAGCCTGGCCGGAGCCGTCGCGAGCGAGATCCCCCGCAGCGACGGCCGGATGCGCATGGTCATCATCGAGATCAACGGCGGCTACTTCTATCTGATGTCGGCGGGCCCCAACGCCTATCTCGCGGTGCTCGCCGACCAGATCGCGGAGCCCGGGCTGATGAGCAACCGCATGCGCGACCTCGTCGTACGGATCGGCGCCCATCTGACCAGTCCGCCACGGCGCAACGGGCAGACCGTATGA
- a CDS encoding DUF742 domain-containing protein produces the protein MTPPQRRRRYPKEEPPEPPKAGSAPEGQDDPRDPGRLYVLTGGAASGDRAALDLVTLIVARADAPPPATQPEQSALLRLCKAPLSVAEISAYLNLPFSVVTVLLTELLAAELVQARAPIVRQAIADRSLLEAVMHGLQKL, from the coding sequence ATGACCCCTCCGCAACGCCGGCGGCGATACCCCAAGGAAGAGCCCCCGGAGCCCCCCAAGGCGGGTTCCGCCCCGGAGGGCCAGGACGACCCGCGGGACCCGGGGCGACTGTATGTGCTCACGGGGGGAGCCGCGAGCGGCGACCGGGCCGCCCTCGACCTGGTCACGTTGATCGTGGCGCGCGCCGACGCGCCGCCGCCCGCGACCCAGCCCGAGCAGTCGGCGCTGCTCCGGCTCTGCAAGGCCCCTTTGTCCGTGGCCGAGATCTCGGCCTATCTCAATCTGCCGTTCAGCGTGGTGACCGTCCTGCTCACCGAGCTGCTGGCGGCCGAACTGGTACAGGCGCGCGCTCCGATCGTGCGGCAGGCGATCGCCGACCGTTCCCTCCTCGAAGCGGTGATGCATGGACTTCAAAAGCTCTGA
- a CDS encoding GTP-binding protein, whose translation MDFKSSDTITGPRAEDELPHTTQAAVKIVIVGGFGVGKTTMVGSVSEIKPLTTEETMTQAGIGVDDNYGSESKTATTVAMDFGRISITEQLVLYLFGTPGQERFWFLWNGLFEGALGAVVLIDTRRLEVSFDVIGRLEERGVPFVVAINDFPDAPRYPIEDLRAALDLADDIPIVKCDARRRASSRDVLMTLMRFLHALAMRSPSRA comes from the coding sequence ATGGACTTCAAAAGCTCTGACACCATCACGGGCCCTCGCGCCGAGGACGAGCTGCCGCATACGACGCAGGCGGCAGTCAAGATCGTGATCGTGGGCGGCTTCGGGGTCGGCAAGACGACCATGGTGGGCTCCGTCAGCGAGATCAAGCCGCTGACGACCGAGGAGACCATGACGCAGGCCGGTATCGGAGTCGACGACAACTACGGCTCCGAGTCCAAGACGGCCACCACCGTCGCCATGGACTTCGGCCGCATCTCGATCACGGAACAGCTGGTGCTCTATCTGTTCGGCACGCCCGGGCAGGAGCGCTTCTGGTTCCTGTGGAACGGCCTCTTCGAAGGCGCGCTCGGCGCGGTCGTACTGATCGACACCCGTCGCCTGGAGGTCAGCTTCGACGTGATCGGCCGCCTGGAGGAGCGCGGGGTGCCGTTCGTCGTCGCCATCAACGACTTCCCGGACGCGCCCCGCTATCCGATCGAGGACCTGCGGGCCGCGCTCGACCTGGCCGACGACATTCCGATCGTGAAGTGCGACGCACGCCGCAGGGCCTCCAGCCGGGACGTCCTGATGACACTGATGCGCTTCCTGCACGCGCTGGCCATGCGCTCCCCGTCGCGCGCCTGA